The genome window TGGGACAGCCCCAATGCCTGGGCCCCGTTACAGTATATGGCCATTAACGGCTTAAACAATTACCATAAAACCACGCTGGCAACCACTTTTGCCGAAGCCTGGATCAATACCAACCTCAATATTTTTAATGCTACCGGCAAGCTGATGGAGAAATATAATGTGGTGGACACCGACACCAAAGCAGGCGGGGGCGAATACCCCTTGCAGGATGGCTTTGGGTGGACAAACGGCGTGCTGTTGAATTTAATGGATAAGTTTAAGCCGGGAAAAGACATTAAACAATAGGTTGAATTACTCGCATAATTTTATTTTCAATAATTACTGAAAGTTTAAAATATTATCTATATTTGTGGTGTGCAATCACAATGCATATATCAGCCGGGAAAGCTGATATATTTTTAAGCATATATTTCATTAATTACTGAAAATATGAAAACATTAGAAAACCACATGATCCTGTTCGATGGCGAATGCCCCATGTGCAGGGTGTATACAAAAGCCTTTGTGAAAACCGGGATGCTGGATGCTAACGGCCGCGAGCCTTATCAAAACAGGATAGACGACGTTTGCCCGCTAATTGATAAGCAACGCGCCGTAAACGAAATTGCCCTGGTTAACTTAAGTAACGGCGAGGTAACCTACGGCGTAACAAGCATCTTTAAAATTTTAGGCAATGCCTGCCCTATATTCGGGCCATTATTTGCCTTTAGGCCGTTCACCTGGTTAATGAGCAAGCTGTATGCTTTTATTTCATATAACCGCAGGGTTATTATTCCCGCTGATGAAAGTGGGAACAGCTTTAGTTACCAGCCCACATTTAAAATACACTACCGCATAGCTTACCTGCTCTTCACCTGGTTTTTTACCGGTTATATCCTAACTGCTTATGCGCATTTGCTAACGCCAATGGTGCCCCTGGGCAGCACATGGCGCGAGTATATGATCTGTGGCGGACAGGTCCTGTTTCAGGGCGCCATAATCAGTGCGTTCGCGGCAGATAAGCTTTGGAACTACCTGGGTAATATGATGACCATCTCTTTTGCGGGCAGTTTGTTGTTGCTGCTTCCCCTGGGGCTTAACAGCTGGTTTAATATGCCGCCTTTGTTTTTTGCGCTGTACTTTTTAATGATTGCCGGGTTGATGTTTTTAGAGCACATTCGCAGAACCAAACTGATGGAACTGGGCTGGACGATGACCATAACCTGGGCTTTATACAGAATAATGTTACTGGCCGTAATATTGTTTGTTTAGTATGGATGCTTATAACTTATTGAAATGAAATACAAAAAGATAGTGCTTGCCGGCGGTAATGGTTACCTGGGCAGGGTGCTGGCAGATTATTACAAAGATAAAGCAGCTGAAATAGTGATATTAAGCCGCCATGAAAAACAAGTGGAACAAAATATCCGCACCGTAACCTGGGATGGTAAAACCCGCGGTAAGTGGACCGCCGAGCTGGTAAATGCCGACCTGCTGGTAAACCTTTGCGGTAAAAATGTTAATTGCCGGTACACCGAAAAAAATAAAGCGGAGATCTTAGCGTCACGCCTGCAGCCAACTGAACTGTTGGGTGAAGTGATCCGCGATTTGTTTGAGCCGCCAAAACTGTGGATCAATGTTACTTCAGCAACCATCTACCGCCATGCGGATGACCGGCCCCAGGATGAAGAGACCGGCGAAATTGGCACAGGGTTTTCTGTTGATGTTTGTACCCGGTGGGAAGCGGCATTTAATAAATATGAAACCCCGAAAACGCGAAAAGTGGCTTTGCGGATGGCGATAGTGCTTGGTCGCAACGACAGCGCTTTCCCGCGGCTGCTTAATTTGGTAAAGCTGGGAATGGGCGGTATGCAGGGTAACGGCCGGCAGTATGTTTCATGGGTGCATGAACACGACGTTGCCCGCAGTACAGAATGGCTGCTGGATCATCCTGAAATGAACGGCGTATTTAATTGCGCTGCCCCTGTCCCGCTAAAAAATGCAGACCTGATGCAGGTTATCCGCAACGCTTATGGGATGCCCTTTGGCCTGCCGGCACCTCAAT of Mucilaginibacter xinganensis contains these proteins:
- a CDS encoding thiol-disulfide oxidoreductase DCC family protein, whose amino-acid sequence is MKTLENHMILFDGECPMCRVYTKAFVKTGMLDANGREPYQNRIDDVCPLIDKQRAVNEIALVNLSNGEVTYGVTSIFKILGNACPIFGPLFAFRPFTWLMSKLYAFISYNRRVIIPADESGNSFSYQPTFKIHYRIAYLLFTWFFTGYILTAYAHLLTPMVPLGSTWREYMICGGQVLFQGAIISAFAADKLWNYLGNMMTISFAGSLLLLLPLGLNSWFNMPPLFFALYFLMIAGLMFLEHIRRTKLMELGWTMTITWALYRIMLLAVILFV
- a CDS encoding TIGR01777 family oxidoreductase, with the protein product MKYKKIVLAGGNGYLGRVLADYYKDKAAEIVILSRHEKQVEQNIRTVTWDGKTRGKWTAELVNADLLVNLCGKNVNCRYTEKNKAEILASRLQPTELLGEVIRDLFEPPKLWINVTSATIYRHADDRPQDEETGEIGTGFSVDVCTRWEAAFNKYETPKTRKVALRMAIVLGRNDSAFPRLLNLVKLGMGGMQGNGRQYVSWVHEHDVARSTEWLLDHPEMNGVFNCAAPVPLKNADLMQVIRNAYGMPFGLPAPQWMLEAGAVLIGTETELILKSRWVLPARLLKSGFKFEYETAAEAVMAILNK